The following DNA comes from Phocoena sinus isolate mPhoSin1 chromosome 7, mPhoSin1.pri, whole genome shotgun sequence.
atagttttaattttaaaatgcagacaaATTGATGTAGATTATAAAGAGGAGACAAACCCAGAGTCATACTGGAAAACTTAACACTTCTTTATTTCTAGAATTGAGGGATCAAATAGacaaaaaatttattaagaatataaaaGATTTGAGGATCAAAATTAATCACATTGACCTAATTGACATATTTAAGACATTACACCAAGCAACTGCAGAATGCATACTCTTTTTCAAGAGCACtggaacatttaccaaaactGACCAAATGCTGGGCCTCAacagatgttaaataaattatatagagTATGTTATCTTACCAAAATGGTATAAAGTTGAACCCAGAAGCAAAATGTAACTAGGAAATACCCAAAACACTGTAAATTAAGTTATACACCCTGAAATAAAAAGTCATCAGTCAACAaggaaatcataatggaaaatagaaagtattttgaaaagtATGATGGttaaaacaaacacattaaaatagaAGGGTCAACACTAATGGAGGATTAGAGGGAATTTGATACCCTTTACTGAATGAGAACACAAAGAACCAAAAATCAGATCTAATTATCTGtgtcaaaaaatgagaaaaatgaaaattaaacacgATGAAATGGAAAGGAggcaataataaaagtaaaagctgaaaTTAATGAAATGCCATATGAACAgacaacagaaaattaacaataccaaaagtttgttcttttgGTTGTACTATAGCAAAATGGACACAAgatagaaaaatctaaaaattgtttgttttaaactcttCTGGCCTGCCTCACCTCCACTTGGTTGTTCTTTTTATAGGCTCCTAAATATATTACAACTCAGAAGTACAAGTTTGAGGAAGTTAACATCTCATGGAGCAACCCTTGACCAATGTTGCAGAAGAGCTAATAAGGAACATTTCTCATTTCCAGGACTAAGGCAGACAGTTCTGAGATGCATTCTTCACACCTACTTACCAGATTCCAGGGAATCAAAAACCCTCAGTTTTCAGAGTAGTTAACAGTTTGGTTATGCAAATCTGCattgctttcctctttctctcagtttcttcactctTGTTTTATGGGATACTTTACTAATTAAGTTACTTCCATCtaagtctgctttttttttttcaacttagaAGTCAGTCTAATATATTTTAGGTAACTTGTATCTGTAATTTAAAACTTCTCACAAAAATTCCAGGCCACATGATCTCATAAGTGAATGCTGCTAATCATATACACATTCtcccagagaaaaggaaaagagggaaacttCAAACATTATATAAGGCAAGCATTACTTTAACATCAAAACCTGAcaaggagattttttaaaaaatcaaaccaatCTCTTTCacaaatatagatacaaaaaattctaaaggaaatattagcaaattgttCTCTTTTAATACATAAAAGAGGACAATGGATCACAACCCTTTGGGATCACTGCAGTAATATGAATATAGTTAAGCATTGAAAACTTCATCAATATTAATCACCATATCagcagaatgaaggagaaaagctaTACAATGATCTTAATACATGGAaaataagtatttgaaaaatctaatattctttcatgataaaaatgcttaGCATgctataaattaaatgaaaatttcataaTCTTTTAAAGATATCAAATTATGTAGGTCCAAATATCCTAGAGCAAATACCATACACAATGATGAAATGTTGAAAATTTTCCCTATAAATTTGGGAATTAGTCAAGAGTGCCTGCTCTCAtcatccactagagggcagacagcagaagcaagaagaactacagtcctgcagcctgcgaacaaaaaccacattcacagaaagatagaaaagatgaaaaggcagagggctatgtaccagatgaaggaacaagataaaaccccagaaaaacaactaaatgaagtagagataggcaaccttccagaaaaagaactcagaataatgatagtgaagatgatccaggaccacggaaaaacaatggaggcaaagatcgagaagatgcaagaaatgtttaacaaagacctagaagaattaaagaacaaacaagcagatatgaacaatacaataactgaaatgaaaactatactagaaggaatcaatagcagaataactgaggcagaagaacagatacgtgacctggaagacagaatggtggactTCACTGcttcagaacagaataaagaaaaaagaatgaaaagaaacgaagacagcctaagagacctctgggacaacattaaacacaacaacattcgcattataggggtcccagaaggaaaagagagagagaaaggaccagagaaaatatttgatgagattagagttgaaaacttccctaacatgagaaaggaaatagccacccaagtccaggaagcacagcgagtcccatacaggataaacccaaggagaaacatgctgagacacatagtaatcaaattggcaaaaattaaagacaaagaaaaattattgaaagcagcaagggaaaaatgacaaataacatacaagggaactcccataaggttaacagctgatttctcagcagaaactctacaagccagaagggagtgtcatgatatacttaaagtgatgaaagggaagaacctacaaccaagattactctacccagcaaggatctcattcagattcgatggagaaatgaaaagctttacagaaaagcaaaagctaagagaattcagcaccaccaaaccagctctacatcaaatgctaaaggaacttttctaagtgggaagaaaaagagaagaaaaggacctacaaaagccaacccaaaacagttaagaaaatggtcataggaacatacatatagataattaccttaaacgtgaatggattaaatgctcccaccaaaagacacaggcttgctgaatggatacaaaaacaagacccatatatatgctgtctacaagagacccacttcagacctagggacacatacagactgaaagtgagggaatggataaagatattccatgccaatggaaatcaaaagaaagctggagtagcaatactcatatcagacaaaacagactttaaataaagaatgttacaagagacaaggaagaacactatataatgatcaagggatcaatccaagaagaagatataacaattataaatatatatgcacccaacataggagcacctcaatacataaggcagctgctaacagctataaaagaggaaatctacagtaacacaatagtgggggattttaacacctcactttcaccaatggacagatcatccaaaatgaaaataaataaggaaacagaagctttaattgacacaatagaccagatagatttagttgatatttatgggacattccatccaaaaacagcagattacactttcttctcaagtgcacatggaacattctccaggatagatcacatcttcagtcacaaatcaagcctcagtaaatttaagaaaattgaaatcataccaagcatgttttctgaccacaatgctatgatattagaaatgaattacagggaaaaaaaagtaaaaaaaaccaaacacatggaggctaaacaatacattactaaataaccaagagatcactgaagaagtcaaagaggaaatcaaaaaatacttagagacaaatgacaatgaaaacacgacgacccaaaacctattggatgcagcaaaagcagttctaagagggaagtttatagctatacaaacctgcctcaagaaaaaactcaaataaacaatctaaccttacacgtaaaggaactagagaaagaacaaacaacccaaagttagcagaaggaaagaaatcataaagatcagagcagaaataaatgaaataaaaacaaagaaaacaatagcaaagatcaataaaactaaaagctggttttatgagaagttaaacaaaattgataaaccattagccagactcatcaagaaaaagagggaatctcaaatcaatacaattagaaatgaaaaagaagttacaacagacaccacagaaatacaaagcatcctaagagactactacaagcaactctatgccaataaaatggacaacctggaagaaatggacaaattcttagaaaggtataaccttccaagactgaaccaggaagaaatagaaaatatgaacagaccaatcacaagtaatgaaattgaaactgtgattaaaaatcttccaaaaaaaaaaatcttccaacaggccCCTGCGCATCTGGGTCGTGGAGCCGTCGGCCACGGTCTTCTGCGCAGATGGGCTCAGTGGCCTAGCACCCCAGTCCCCGCCATTTGTGATCAAGCACCGAGGCCCATGAGGGGTCACCGCCAAGGTTTCTACCAGCCCACAAGCAAGAGCATGGCAGCCATCCCCTCCAGCGGCTCATGCATGGCCACCCACAACTACTACCAGCACCGCCTGGGCTCCACTTCCAGTAACAGCTCCTGTGGAAGTGCTGAGTACCCTGGGGAAGGCATCCCCCGCCACCCCGGTCTCCCCAGAGCTGACCCGGGACACTGGTGGGCTAGCTTCTTTTTCGGGAAGTCCACTCTCCCATTCATGGCCACAGTGTTGGAGTCCCCAGAGCACTCAGAACCAGCCCAGGCCTCCACTGGCATGATCACCTGTGACCTGGCTCGGGAAGCCATGGGGAAGCAGCAGCCTGGCGGCCAGCCTGGCCAAACCAACTACAGGCCCCCGTCCTGAGTGGCCACTACCAACTGCCCGGCTTCCTCCCAAGGTGCTAGGCTGATCAGAGcgccccctcttcctctccctgagAGTGAGCAGGCTGCAGCCAACAGAAGCAGTTGGGTTTTTAACATCAAAACAGCAAAACACCAAAAAGGAAGTGTAGAGAACTCCACTCTTTACTATCCAAGCCACATGAGAGACTTCCAGCACCCTCTAACCTGTGCCTTGCACCGGGTAGAAAATAAACTCCAAGcagccagcaaaaaaaaaaaatcttccaacaaacaaaagtccaggaccagatggcttcacaggtgaattctatcaaacatttagagaagagctaacacccagccttctcaaactcttccaaaaaattgcggaagaaggaagactcccaaactcattctatgaggccaccatcaccctgacaccaaaaccagataaagatactacaaaaaaagaaaattacagaccaatattactgatgattatggatgcaaaaatcctcaacaaaatactagcaaacagaatccaacaacacattaaaaggatcatacaccatgatcaaatgggatttatcccagggatgcaaggattcttcaatatatgcaaatcaatcaatgtgatacaccatgttaacaagttgaagaataaaaaccatatgatcatctcaatagatgcagaacaagcttttgacaaaattcaacacccatttatgataaaaactctccagaaagtgggcatagagggaacctacctcaacataataaaggccatatatgacaaacccacagcaaacatcattctcaatggtgaaaaactgaaagcatttcctctaagatcaggaacaagacaaggatgtccactgtcaccactattatccaacatagttttggaagtcctagccatggcaatcagagaagaaaaagaaataaaaggaatacaaattggaaaagaacaagtaaaactgtcactgtttgcagatgacatgatactatacatagagaatcctaaaaatgccaccagaaaactactagagctataaatgaatttggtaaagttgcaggatacaaaattaatgcacagaaacctcttgcattcctatacactaatgatgaaaaatctgaaagagaaattaaggaaacactcccatttaccattgcaacaaaaagaataaaatacctaggaataaacctacctaaggagacaaaagacctatatgcagaaaactataaaacaccgatgaaagaaattaaagatgatactaacagatggagagataccatgttcttggattggaagaatcaacattgtgaaaatgactatactacccaaagcaatctacagattcaatgcaagccctatcaaattaccaatggctttttttatggaactagaacaaaaaaatcttaaaatttgtatggagacacaaaagaccccagatagccaaagcagtcttgagggaaaaaaatggagcgggaggaatcagaccccctgacttcagactatactacaaagctacagtaatcaagacaatatggtactggcacaaaaagagaaacatagatcaatggaacaagatagaaagcccggagataaacccatgcacctatggtcaactaatctctgacaaaggaggcaaggatatacaatggagaaaagacagtctcttcaataagtggtgctgggaaaactggacagctacatgtaaaggaatgaaattagaacactacctaacaccatacacaaaataaactcaaaatcgatttgAGACCTGaatttaagactggacactataaaactcttagaggaaaacataggaagaacactctctgacataaatcacagcaagatcttttttgatccacctcctagagtaatggaaataaaaacagaaataaacaagtgagacataatgaaacttcaaaacttttgcacagcaaaggaaaccataagcaagacgaaaagacaaccctcagaatgggagaaaatatttgcaaatgaatcaacagacaaaggattaatctccaaaatatataaacagctcatgcagcacagtgttaaagaaacaaacaacccaatccaaaaatgggcagaagaactaaatagacatttctccaaagaagacatacagatggccaagaagcacatgaaaagctgctcaacatcactaattattagagaaatgcaaatcaaaactacaatgaggtatcacctcacaccagttagaatgggcatcatcagaaaatctacaaacaacaaatgctggagagggtgtggagaaaagggaaccctcttgcactgttggtgggaatgtaaattgatacagccactatggagaacagtatggagcttccttaaaaaactaaaaatagaattaccatatgatccagcaatcccactactgggcatattcccagagaaaaccataattcagaaagacacatgcaccccaatgttcattgcagcactgtttacaatagccaggtcatggaagcaacctaaatgcccatcgatggacgaatggataaagaagatgtggtacatatatacaatggaatattactcagcctaaaaaaggaacgaaattgggtcatttgttgagatgtggaaggatctagagactgtcatacagagtgaagtaagtcagaaagagaaaaacatatatcgtatattaatgcatgtatgtggaacctagaaaaatggtacagatgaaccggtttgcagggcagaagttgagacacagatgtagagaacaaacgtatggacaacaaggggggaaagccgtgggggggtggggatggtggtgtgatgaattgggtgactgggattgacatgtattcactgatgtgtataaaattggtgactaataagaacctgctgtataaaaaaattaattaaagtaaaaGAGTGCCTGCTCTCATCGAAACAAACCATTAATAGtaggaaaaatttaaatcatgTGCCAACTGATAAGATGCAATGAGAACACAGCATTAGTTTTGTAAGATTCCTGCCATGATAAACAACCTAGACTAATATGACAACAATCAGGCAAACACCAACAGAGGGATCTTCTACAAAGGAAATGCCTTGTAATCTCCAAATGTGTCAAGGTCAAAGGagtcaaggaaagactgaggaatcAAGAGACCAAAAGAGATTGaagagacatgacaattaaaGCAAAATGAATTTGTGAGTCTGAACTAGAGTTTTTGCTATAAAAAACATTGTGACATTTGGTGAAACCTGAATAGGATGAtttttagttaatagtaatgtatcaTGCTACTGATGGTTGTAATATGGTTACTTATGAGAGTGTCCTTGTTTGCAGTAAAATATTCAGAGCCTGTAAGGGCTTCACCTCTTCAGTTTAGTCTCAAACAGTTTAGGGGGAATAATGAAGGCTTTGTATTGGTTACATGGACAACTTTTCTGGATGTTTAAGagtttttttaattctgaaatttaCAGGGAAAATCTACATTGTTAaggtgattttactttttaatcatttaaataacTGATTTCAAAATAGGTTTCTTTAAAAGGAATCACAGTTTACATGGATGATCCTTTCTGGAGTTATAACTGGATCAAATCAGTCAGTGTTTCAGAATCAGCTTTTTTCCAGACAAAATGAAAGAATGGGTGTTTACTTTTTGATTTTACTTCTTCTCCTATTACTAagcatgaatatatttttttaatctttttggtcTTTAGCCTTAGGTTCTAAAAATTCATTGCATTTATTAAACATGctcatattaatatataatatatattaatatatattatataataatataacttGATATGAtgcaagagaaaaacataaacgGTACCTGAAAGACTATGCCGTTTATATTTAATAAACTCTATTTCTGAGGATCTTTACTTAATTATAATGACCTAAAACCCACATTATGTTTGTGGATTTTAAGAATCAACATTTGATATATTGTGGTTTCATCAAAGgtggattttattttacattttttattgctAAAACTGAGAGAAAAGTGAGTGGACTGCACTGTATATTACTAAAATACTTTGGTTCTTCTGTTAAGAGCAAGGTATTGATATTTATCAGACTTTACAGAGAGACCATTAATTCTTCACAAAGTAATCTACTGTGAAATTTCCCCAAATGGTATCCTagctatgtatttattttattataaataagaaatttgCCTGATCAATAAAATTATGCATATTCTGTGTGAAATAGAAGTTAATTTTTCACTGGAGTAATAATGGTATTAGAATTAAGAAACCTAGAAAATTGAACTTTGAATGACCAGTAGAATCAGTTTTGTCACGGTTATAATTACTTCCACAAAAtatcatttctccttttaataTGCACTTGGTGTGAATGACATGACTTACGATTATCATGAAATTGTTTTGGTCACTTTAACAGTCACTAcataaattttctatttaaatgagGAATGAATTGCCATTAATTCATTTTAGGGTGTATTTATCAAATGCTTAACTATTTTCTGCACGTAGTACATGGGGGTTATTTAGGATGAGAGACAGATGCTGTTACCATATGAGTGTTTTCTTATGATCCTAAGCagactctctttttcctttcaaaagacCTGAaactaaaagtaattttaattttttaaacttaattaaatATCTATCGAGTGTCTATTATCTGCATTACTTCATCACTATATGAAATATAAAGGTAGATGAAGTGTAACACTGGATTCATAGAGtataataaaataaggaaaatggatAACATTAATACAATTTGCATGTGATAAATTTTATATGAGCTAAGCAAAGCCAATTTGCACAGCATTGGATAAAGGATAGATCATAAGGGAGATATagtattttgaataaattttgtGTGCCAGGAGACTAGGGTGACTTACTTGGCTTTTGTCTCTAAATCTAT
Coding sequences within:
- the LOC116756703 gene encoding pancreatic progenitor cell differentiation and proliferation factor-like; its protein translation is MRGHRQGFYQPTSKSMAAIPSSGSCMATHNYYQHRLGSTSSNSSCGSAEYPGEGIPRHPGLPRADPGHWWASFFFGKSTLPFMATVLESPEHSEPAQASTGMITCDLAREAMGKQQPGGQPGQTNYRPPS